In one Alphaproteobacteria bacterium genomic region, the following are encoded:
- a CDS encoding ABC transporter substrate-binding protein — translation MFGIGKKALAAAAVLSVAGPAMAEDTVKMGALATLEGAFTVLGEDGMRGVKLALEEFGYTAGGKKIELITGSSDASPDSAVRAARKLVEQDGVEILVGPLSGSEGLAVKDYAKTQPDVTFLNGSSAAQDTTLRNPSDNFFRFGTEGAQWMAGLGEYVYNEKGYRKVAVLAEDYSFPYTQVFGFLEPFCRLGGEAPVDARYWVPIGNKDYSSVIAALPDDVDAIYVALGGADAVNFLTQYEQAGGELPLIGGSITVDQTVLGSKGRTRDFIIGTPSAGPISDTWDDPRWNAFVSAYKEQFPDGFPSPSLFAHAYYINTKAALLALEEVGGDLSDGGKKYREALSNLSFETPTGMVSLDERRNAIADIFLTEVIEGPEGNLVNKTIKVIPQVSQTLGLSYEKFLEYGQVGRDNPSCE, via the coding sequence ATGTTCGGTATTGGAAAGAAGGCGCTGGCCGCCGCGGCGGTCCTGTCGGTCGCCGGGCCGGCCATGGCGGAAGACACCGTCAAGATGGGGGCATTGGCAACGCTTGAGGGGGCGTTCACGGTCCTGGGTGAAGACGGCATGCGCGGCGTCAAGTTGGCGCTGGAAGAGTTCGGCTACACCGCAGGCGGCAAGAAGATCGAGCTGATCACCGGCTCTTCCGACGCCTCCCCCGACAGCGCGGTTCGCGCCGCCCGCAAGCTTGTGGAACAGGATGGCGTGGAAATCCTGGTTGGTCCTCTGTCCGGGTCGGAAGGCCTGGCCGTCAAGGATTACGCCAAGACGCAACCCGACGTCACCTTCCTGAACGGCTCCTCGGCCGCCCAGGACACGACGCTGCGCAATCCCTCGGACAACTTCTTCCGCTTCGGCACGGAAGGCGCCCAGTGGATGGCCGGCCTCGGCGAGTATGTCTATAATGAAAAAGGCTATCGCAAGGTCGCCGTCCTGGCGGAAGATTATTCCTTCCCCTACACGCAGGTCTTCGGCTTCCTGGAGCCGTTCTGCCGTCTGGGCGGCGAAGCGCCGGTGGATGCCCGCTACTGGGTCCCGATCGGCAACAAGGACTATTCCTCGGTCATCGCGGCGCTGCCGGATGATGTTGACGCCATCTATGTCGCCCTCGGGGGCGCGGACGCGGTCAACTTCCTGACGCAATACGAACAGGCCGGTGGTGAACTGCCACTGATCGGAGGCTCAATCACGGTCGACCAGACGGTTCTGGGCTCCAAGGGACGCACCCGCGACTTCATCATCGGCACGCCGTCGGCGGGACCGATTTCGGACACCTGGGACGACCCGCGCTGGAACGCCTTCGTATCCGCCTACAAGGAACAGTTCCCGGACGGCTTCCCGTCCCCGTCGCTGTTTGCCCATGCCTACTACATCAACACCAAGGCCGCACTGCTGGCGCTTGAGGAAGTCGGCGGCGATCTGTCGGACGGCGGCAAGAAGTACCGTGAAGCCCTGTCCAATCTGTCCTTCGAAACCCCGACGGGCATGGTATCGCTGGACGAACGCCGCAACGCGATTGCCGACATCTTCCTGACGGAGGTCATCGAAGGTCCGGAAGGCAACCTCGTCAACAAGACCATCAAGGTCATTCCGCAGGTCAGCCAGACCCTGGGCCTCTCCTACGAGAAGTTCCTGGAGTACGGTCAGGTCGGCCGCGACAACCCGAGCTGCGAATAA
- a CDS encoding ABC transporter ATP-binding protein, producing the protein MPIAKTDALSRLQSAGRYALELEAVSRHFGALVALADINMTVRAGERRAVLGSNGAGKTTLFNAITGDFPPTTGRVRLFGEDVTDLPAHERIRRGLRRTYQISLLFHGLSVIDNIYLACRGVGRGRFSLWRPKRDDATMQMAETLLAAVHLEAVRETQVATLSYGQQRQLEIALALAGAPRLILFDEPAAGLSPTERTELIEILQSLPDHIGYIIIEHDMDVALRVSESVTMMHNGRIFKEGTPAEIESDPEVQELYLGQGHG; encoded by the coding sequence ATGCCGATAGCCAAGACCGACGCCCTTTCCCGCCTTCAAAGCGCCGGACGCTATGCGCTGGAGCTTGAAGCCGTCAGCCGCCATTTCGGCGCGCTGGTAGCACTGGCCGACATCAACATGACGGTCAGGGCCGGGGAGCGGCGTGCGGTTCTGGGATCGAACGGGGCCGGCAAGACCACCCTGTTCAACGCGATCACGGGGGATTTCCCCCCGACCACCGGCCGTGTCCGCCTGTTCGGTGAGGACGTGACGGATCTGCCCGCCCATGAGCGGATTCGTCGCGGCCTGCGCCGCACCTATCAGATTTCCCTGCTGTTTCATGGGCTCAGCGTCATAGACAACATTTATCTCGCCTGTCGCGGGGTCGGCCGAGGCCGTTTCTCCCTGTGGCGGCCCAAGCGGGACGACGCGACGATGCAGATGGCCGAAACCCTGTTGGCGGCGGTCCATCTGGAGGCGGTGCGCGAGACGCAGGTGGCGACCCTCAGCTATGGCCAGCAGCGCCAGCTGGAGATCGCCCTTGCGCTCGCGGGCGCCCCGCGTCTGATCCTGTTCGACGAGCCGGCGGCCGGCCTGTCCCCGACAGAACGGACGGAGTTGATCGAAATCCTCCAGTCGCTGCCGGACCACATCGGATACATCATCATCGAACACGACATGGATGTGGCACTGCGCGTGTCCGAAAGCGTGACCATGATGCACAACGGACGCATCTTCAAGGAAGGCACCCCTGCCGAGATCGAGAGCGATCCGGAAGTCCAGGAACTCTATCTGGGGCAAGGTCATGGCTGA
- a CDS encoding ABC transporter permease, whose product MADRNRNRPSASEVLQIRDLHVYYGQSHALQGVDLTLEHGVHSVVGRNGMGKTTLCNAIMGLQPARRGSIRFKGEELIGQQPYKIAGKGVGYTPQGRRLWPSLTVDEHLRLADTGSGAWTIDRIYDTFPRLAERRRNGGGQLSGGEQQMLAISRALLQDPQLLVLDEPTEGLAPVIVDHVEQLLSTLAEESDVAILLIEQNISVATSISEDVAIMVNGRISRVMPAKQLANDRALQERLLGVGRHSHDDMEVDVPAYEPPQDAPAEPEHPAEAATPKDDAAEKPKSFVYVPPTRWSSAGWKEDKAATAPVTKPANPPTRPFDAAPEPIYREKPTALDALRGDDVLVVGTFDTKGAELRYIRDCIAEQGLRIRTVDLSTSGKPSSADIPPHVIAAYHPRGTTGVFSGDRGASVRAMAEAFERWIVRQHGIGGIISAAGSGGTALATPAMRRLPIGIPKVMISTIASGDVGQYVGPSDIMMMYPVTDVQGLNRISRQVLRNGATALAGMVRHAQVKKTQKADKPGLGLTMFGVTTTAIQQISEQLEDSYDCLIFHATGVGGRSMEKLADSGLLSAAVDLTTTEICDMMFDGVFAADEDRFGAFIRTRIPYVGSVGALDMVNFRAPETVPEKYASRTFVEHNPQVTLMRTTAEENARMGTWIAERLNQMTGPVRFLIPEGGVSALDAPGQPFHDPEADKALFDAITRTFREEGNRRLIRLPHHINDPAFATATVEALNDINPIRNATERTARHAAI is encoded by the coding sequence ATGGCTGACCGGAACCGAAACCGCCCCAGTGCTTCCGAGGTCCTTCAGATCCGCGACCTGCACGTCTATTACGGCCAATCTCACGCGTTGCAGGGTGTCGATCTGACACTGGAGCACGGCGTCCATTCCGTGGTCGGGCGCAACGGCATGGGCAAGACGACCCTGTGCAATGCGATCATGGGCCTGCAGCCGGCGCGGCGCGGTTCCATCCGGTTCAAGGGCGAGGAACTGATCGGCCAGCAGCCCTACAAGATCGCCGGCAAAGGCGTCGGCTACACACCGCAGGGCCGCCGGCTTTGGCCGTCCCTGACCGTCGACGAGCACTTGCGTCTGGCCGATACCGGCAGCGGCGCCTGGACCATCGATCGGATCTACGACACCTTCCCGCGCCTTGCCGAACGACGCCGCAATGGCGGTGGTCAGCTGTCCGGCGGCGAACAGCAGATGCTGGCGATCTCCCGCGCGTTGCTGCAGGACCCGCAACTGCTGGTCCTGGACGAGCCGACCGAGGGCCTCGCCCCCGTCATCGTCGATCACGTCGAGCAACTGCTGTCGACCCTCGCCGAGGAAAGCGATGTCGCGATCCTGCTGATCGAACAGAACATCTCGGTCGCGACGTCGATCTCGGAAGATGTCGCGATCATGGTAAACGGCCGGATCAGCCGCGTCATGCCGGCAAAGCAGTTGGCCAATGATCGTGCGTTGCAGGAACGCCTGCTGGGTGTCGGCCGCCATTCCCACGACGATATGGAAGTCGACGTTCCGGCTTACGAACCGCCGCAGGACGCGCCCGCCGAACCGGAACATCCGGCAGAAGCCGCGACACCGAAAGACGACGCGGCCGAAAAACCGAAAAGCTTCGTCTATGTGCCGCCGACCCGCTGGTCCAGCGCCGGCTGGAAGGAAGACAAGGCCGCAACCGCGCCGGTAACAAAACCGGCCAATCCGCCAACCCGCCCCTTCGATGCCGCGCCCGAACCGATTTATCGCGAGAAGCCGACCGCGCTCGACGCACTGCGCGGCGATGATGTGCTGGTTGTCGGGACCTTCGACACCAAGGGTGCGGAACTGCGATACATCCGGGACTGCATTGCAGAACAGGGGCTGCGCATTCGCACGGTCGACCTTTCCACATCCGGAAAGCCTTCGTCCGCGGACATTCCCCCGCATGTCATCGCGGCCTATCACCCACGCGGGACCACCGGCGTCTTTTCCGGAGACCGTGGCGCCTCTGTCCGCGCGATGGCCGAGGCGTTCGAGAGATGGATCGTCCGGCAGCACGGAATTGGCGGCATCATATCGGCGGCCGGATCCGGCGGGACCGCCCTTGCCACGCCGGCGATGCGGCGCCTTCCGATCGGCATTCCGAAAGTGATGATCTCCACCATCGCATCCGGCGATGTCGGCCAGTATGTCGGCCCATCCGACATCATGATGATGTACCCGGTGACCGATGTGCAGGGCCTGAACCGCATTTCCAGACAGGTTCTGCGCAATGGGGCGACGGCGCTGGCCGGCATGGTCCGCCATGCGCAGGTCAAGAAGACACAGAAAGCCGACAAACCGGGCCTGGGCCTGACCATGTTCGGCGTCACGACGACAGCCATCCAGCAGATATCCGAGCAACTGGAAGACAGCTATGACTGCCTCATATTCCACGCCACCGGCGTCGGGGGCCGCTCGATGGAGAAACTGGCCGACAGCGGGCTTTTGTCCGCGGCTGTCGATCTGACCACGACCGAAATATGCGACATGATGTTCGATGGGGTCTTTGCGGCTGATGAAGACCGGTTCGGCGCCTTCATCCGAACCCGTATTCCTTATGTCGGCTCTGTCGGCGCCCTGGACATGGTGAATTTCCGCGCGCCCGAAACTGTGCCGGAGAAATACGCATCCCGAACCTTCGTCGAACACAATCCTCAGGTCACGCTGATGCGCACCACGGCGGAGGAAAACGCGAGGATGGGCACCTGGATCGCCGAGCGGCTGAACCAGATGACCGGTCCGGTACGCTTCCTGATCCCTGAAGGGGGCGTGTCGGCTTTGGATGCGCCAGGACAGCCCTTCCATGACCCGGAAGCCGACAAGGCCCTGTTCGACGCCATTACCCGAACCTTCCGGGAAGAAGGGAACCGGCGGCTGATCCGCCTGCCCCATCACATAAACGATCCGGCCTTCGCCACGGCGACGGTCGAAGCCCTGAACGACATCAATCCGATACGGAATGCAACGGAGAGGACGGCCCGCCATGCCGCGATTTGA
- a CDS encoding phosphoenolpyruvate hydrolase family protein, whose product MPRFERKDLLAKFQDMKARGEPIVGGGAGTGLSAKCEEAGGIDLIVIYNSGRYRMAGRGSLSGLMAYGNANEVVMEMAHEVLPVTKKTPVLAGVNGTDPFCIFDHYLDQVKAIGFSGIQNFPTVGLIDGTFRANLEETGMSYGQEVDMIRMAHEKDMFTTPYVFNEDDAKAMASAGADIVVCHLGLTTGGSIGAETALKLEDCPALVNSWAEAALSVNPDVLVLVHGGPVAMPADAEYVLKNTDNCHGFYGASSMERLPTEKALTEQTKAFKALRTG is encoded by the coding sequence ATGCCGCGATTTGAACGAAAAGACCTTCTGGCGAAGTTTCAGGACATGAAAGCGCGGGGCGAGCCGATCGTCGGCGGGGGCGCCGGGACGGGCCTGTCCGCGAAATGCGAGGAAGCGGGCGGGATCGACCTGATCGTGATCTATAATTCCGGGCGCTACCGGATGGCCGGACGCGGATCGCTGTCCGGACTGATGGCCTATGGCAATGCCAACGAGGTCGTCATGGAAATGGCGCATGAGGTCCTGCCGGTCACAAAGAAGACTCCGGTCCTTGCGGGGGTCAACGGCACCGACCCGTTCTGCATCTTCGATCACTACCTGGACCAGGTGAAGGCAATCGGCTTTTCCGGCATTCAGAACTTTCCGACCGTCGGTCTGATTGACGGGACGTTCCGGGCCAATCTGGAAGAAACCGGCATGTCCTACGGCCAGGAGGTCGACATGATCCGCATGGCCCATGAAAAGGACATGTTCACAACGCCCTATGTCTTCAACGAAGACGACGCCAAGGCGATGGCGAGCGCCGGTGCGGACATCGTCGTCTGCCATCTCGGCCTGACGACGGGAGGCTCGATCGGCGCGGAAACGGCGCTGAAGCTGGAGGACTGCCCTGCCCTGGTGAATTCCTGGGCCGAGGCCGCCCTGTCCGTGAACCCGGATGTCTTGGTCCTGGTCCATGGCGGCCCGGTCGCCATGCCGGCGGACGCCGAATATGTCCTGAAGAACACCGACAACTGCCACGGGTTCTACGGCGCCTCCTCCATGGAACGGCTGCCGACGGAAAAGGCACTGACCGAACAGACAAAAGCGTTCAAAGCGCTGCGAACGGGCTGA
- a CDS encoding flotillin domain-containing protein, with the protein MTTGLIGSIILWLIIAIIAIVVIVYLLNWLYHRSTKEVAFVRTGFGGETVVINGGALVLPIIHEVTPVNLNVVRIPVARKEDSAVITKDRMRVDIEAEFFVRVIQKPDAVAAAASTLGRRTMDRDSLADLLNGKFVGALRSVAAEMTLDEMHEKRGDFVSIVENRAAEALARNGLELESVAITDLDQTDLEYFNPANRFDAEGLTQLIETIESRRKLRNDIEQSSMLAIRSRNLEAEKETLKLEQESESSRLDQERALEALRAAQRMEVVRDRVAREAEAEKSRIASERETREFDIERRRALEEIEIRAQQQIEAARIAQEEALEQARIDREKQIRTLQIKQRHEVETAEIASSEDVERAKIVSERQLREARIAADEETEAREIARGQQLETARIAATKSVESARIAQEQILDKARIERDRLLRAQQIAQRQSLEETEISANEEIERARIASNRGLEEARILQDRDLKRLEIERAMALELADIEREIARLRKQSEEADVRTTTEAARAEAVAAEEKVATVREREIAERVAAVDRLLAQKNADAAVIAAEADKISAAVAAEAERLRNEAENVLSEDARAGRIRSKMIDRLEGIVRESVKPMEKIDGIKILHVDGLTGHGGDGGHRSPTDEVIESALRYRAQAPLIDEMMKEIGVENAGVAKMGDIFRSAKDAQSLAKEAQASKKKKDDDA; encoded by the coding sequence ATGACGACCGGCCTGATCGGATCCATCATTCTCTGGCTGATCATCGCGATCATCGCGATTGTGGTGATCGTTTATCTGTTGAACTGGCTCTACCACCGTTCGACGAAGGAAGTCGCCTTCGTGCGCACCGGCTTCGGCGGCGAGACCGTGGTGATAAACGGCGGGGCTTTGGTCCTGCCGATCATTCACGAGGTGACGCCCGTCAACCTGAACGTCGTGCGCATTCCAGTCGCCCGAAAGGAAGACAGCGCGGTCATTACCAAAGACCGAATGCGGGTTGATATCGAGGCCGAATTCTTCGTCCGCGTCATTCAGAAGCCCGATGCCGTCGCGGCCGCCGCCTCCACTCTGGGCCGGCGCACCATGGACCGTGACAGCCTGGCGGACCTGCTGAACGGGAAGTTTGTCGGCGCCCTGCGCTCCGTCGCGGCGGAGATGACGCTGGACGAGATGCATGAGAAGCGCGGCGACTTCGTCTCCATCGTCGAAAACCGGGCTGCCGAAGCCCTGGCTCGCAACGGGCTGGAGCTGGAATCCGTCGCCATCACCGACCTGGACCAGACGGACCTGGAATACTTCAACCCTGCCAACCGCTTCGATGCCGAAGGTCTGACGCAGTTGATCGAGACCATCGAGTCGCGCCGCAAGCTGCGCAACGATATCGAGCAATCGTCGATGCTGGCCATCCGCAGCCGCAATCTGGAGGCGGAAAAGGAAACCCTGAAGCTGGAGCAGGAAAGCGAAAGCTCCCGCCTGGATCAGGAACGGGCGCTGGAGGCGCTGCGCGCGGCCCAGCGGATGGAGGTCGTCCGCGATCGCGTCGCCCGCGAGGCGGAGGCCGAGAAATCCCGGATCGCCAGCGAGCGCGAGACCCGGGAGTTCGACATCGAACGTCGCCGTGCGCTGGAGGAAATCGAAATCCGCGCCCAGCAGCAGATCGAAGCCGCCCGCATCGCCCAGGAAGAGGCGTTGGAACAGGCGCGCATCGACCGGGAAAAGCAGATCCGCACCCTGCAGATCAAGCAGCGGCACGAGGTCGAGACGGCGGAAATCGCGTCCTCTGAGGATGTCGAGCGCGCCAAGATCGTGTCCGAACGGCAATTGCGGGAAGCCCGCATCGCGGCGGATGAGGAGACCGAAGCGCGTGAAATCGCCCGCGGTCAGCAACTGGAGACGGCCCGCATAGCCGCCACGAAATCGGTCGAATCCGCCCGGATCGCCCAGGAGCAGATCCTCGACAAGGCCCGGATCGAACGCGACCGCCTGTTGCGCGCGCAGCAGATTGCGCAGCGGCAGTCGCTGGAGGAAACCGAGATTTCCGCCAATGAGGAAATCGAACGGGCCCGCATTGCATCCAACCGCGGCCTGGAAGAAGCCCGAATCCTGCAGGACCGGGACCTGAAGCGTCTGGAAATCGAACGCGCGATGGCTCTGGAGCTTGCGGATATCGAGCGGGAAATCGCCCGTCTGCGCAAGCAATCGGAAGAGGCCGATGTGCGGACCACGACCGAGGCAGCCCGCGCCGAAGCCGTCGCGGCAGAGGAGAAGGTCGCTACAGTCCGCGAGCGGGAAATCGCCGAACGTGTTGCCGCTGTCGACAGGTTGCTGGCGCAGAAAAATGCCGATGCTGCGGTTATCGCGGCCGAAGCGGACAAGATCTCCGCAGCGGTGGCAGCGGAAGCCGAACGCCTGCGCAACGAAGCCGAAAACGTACTCAGCGAAGACGCCCGTGCCGGCCGAATCCGCTCGAAGATGATCGACCGCCTGGAAGGCATCGTGCGCGAGAGCGTCAAGCCCATGGAGAAGATCGACGGCATCAAGATCCTGCATGTCGACGGTCTGACCGGGCATGGCGGAGATGGCGGTCATCGCTCCCCCACCGACGAGGTGATCGAGAGCGCATTGCGCTATCGCGCCCAGGCCCCGCTGATTGACGAAATGATGAAGGAAATCGGCGTCGAGAATGCCGGTGTCGCCAAGATGGGGGACATCTTCCGCTCCGCCAAGGACGCGCAGTCCCTGGCCAAGGAAGCCCAGGCATCCAAGAAGAAAAAGGATGACGACGCATGA
- a CDS encoding SRPBCC family protein — translation MTEVYASSVIGAPADQVWAAIRDFNSLPSWHPAIAESRIEGGAPADQVGCVRAFRLKDGGFIREKLLALSDYDFACTYSILESPMGVENYVATLKLSPITDGGRTFAEWSAEFDCAPERAGELTDLIGNGVFQGGFNALKERFGG, via the coding sequence ATGACCGAGGTCTATGCATCTTCCGTCATCGGCGCACCTGCGGACCAGGTCTGGGCGGCGATCCGCGACTTCAACAGCCTGCCTTCCTGGCATCCAGCCATTGCGGAGAGCCGTATCGAAGGCGGCGCCCCGGCGGATCAGGTCGGCTGCGTCCGGGCCTTCCGCCTGAAGGACGGCGGTTTCATCCGCGAGAAGCTGCTGGCTCTGTCGGACTATGACTTCGCCTGCACCTATTCGATCCTGGAAAGCCCGATGGGTGTCGAGAATTACGTCGCGACCCTGAAGCTGTCGCCGATCACCGATGGCGGGCGCACCTTCGCGGAATGGTCGGCGGAGTTCGACTGCGCCCCGGAGCGGGCAGGAGAACTTACCGATCTGATCGGCAACGGCGTGTTCCAGGGCGGGTTCAACGCGCTGAAGGAACGCTTCGGGGGCTGA
- a CDS encoding SRPBCC family protein, with amino-acid sequence MVAVRRSTIIDAPIAAVWEVLRDFNGHDRWHPAVRRSDLEEGRRTDQIGAVRNFTLESGDRIRERLLSLSDKDKRLRYCIVDADVPLQNYVAEIALKPVTDGNRTFWSWTSSFGTPKGRENELAKLVAEGVYEAGFDAVRDRVESATIKSPAVPAIASGAALPGCAMMIDRHGGPEELHMRDISAPPPGPGQVRLRQTAIGVNFIDVYCRSGYFDLLEPPGAPGMEAAGVVDAVGPDIRHLKPGQRVGYACAPVGAYATVRTMDAASVVPLPDFLDDRQAAAILLKGMSAEFLLHRVHPVRTGETVLIYAPAGGIGQLLCRWANRLGATVIGATSSEEKARIARAAGAHHVILPGRDSLEKQVRDLTRGRGVDVIYDAVGRDTFDHSVAALANCGHLVSFGQASGDIGPRDISALAGRSVTLSRPNFGHYTDTPAKIAAITGRLFDALRNGVLRVDIGRTLPLSAAAEAHRALESRETTGATILIPDDLYEKG; translated from the coding sequence ATGGTCGCCGTGCGACGCAGCACCATTATCGACGCCCCAATCGCGGCGGTCTGGGAAGTCCTGCGCGACTTCAACGGCCATGACCGCTGGCATCCGGCTGTCCGGCGCAGCGACCTCGAAGAAGGTCGCCGCACGGACCAGATCGGTGCCGTCCGCAATTTCACCCTGGAATCAGGCGACCGCATCCGCGAACGGCTGCTGTCCCTGTCCGACAAGGACAAGCGATTGCGCTACTGCATCGTCGATGCCGATGTACCGCTGCAGAACTATGTCGCCGAAATCGCCTTGAAACCGGTCACGGACGGCAACCGCACCTTCTGGTCCTGGACGTCTAGTTTCGGCACGCCGAAGGGCCGCGAGAACGAATTGGCAAAGCTGGTCGCCGAGGGCGTTTATGAAGCCGGGTTCGATGCCGTGCGTGACCGTGTGGAATCCGCAACGATCAAGTCCCCTGCTGTCCCCGCAATTGCGTCCGGCGCGGCCTTACCGGGCTGTGCCATGATGATCGATCGGCATGGCGGACCGGAAGAACTCCATATGCGGGACATCAGCGCCCCGCCCCCGGGACCCGGTCAGGTCCGTCTGCGCCAGACGGCAATCGGGGTCAACTTTATCGATGTCTATTGCCGCAGCGGCTATTTCGACCTCCTGGAGCCGCCGGGCGCCCCCGGGATGGAAGCGGCCGGCGTCGTGGATGCCGTCGGCCCGGATATACGCCACCTGAAACCGGGCCAGCGCGTCGGCTATGCCTGCGCACCGGTCGGAGCCTACGCCACCGTGCGTACCATGGACGCGGCCTCGGTCGTTCCCCTGCCGGACTTCCTGGACGACCGGCAGGCCGCCGCGATCCTGCTGAAGGGGATGAGCGCGGAGTTCCTGCTGCACCGGGTCCATCCAGTCCGCACGGGCGAGACGGTGCTGATCTACGCCCCGGCCGGCGGCATCGGGCAACTGCTCTGTCGCTGGGCGAACCGGCTTGGGGCGACCGTGATCGGCGCGACCAGCAGCGAGGAAAAGGCGCGGATCGCACGAGCGGCCGGTGCCCATCACGTCATTTTACCGGGCCGCGACAGTCTCGAAAAGCAAGTGCGGGACCTGACCCGGGGACGGGGCGTCGACGTGATCTATGACGCCGTCGGTCGTGATACGTTCGATCATTCCGTCGCCGCGCTGGCAAATTGCGGGCATCTGGTCAGCTTCGGCCAGGCGTCAGGCGATATCGGCCCCCGGGACATCAGCGCCCTGGCCGGCCGATCCGTAACCCTGTCGCGGCCAAATTTCGGCCATTACACCGATACGCCGGCCAAGATCGCGGCCATAACCGGCCGCCTGTTCGACGCCCTGCGCAACGGCGTTCTTCGCGTTGATATCGGGCGCACCCTGCCCCTCAGCGCCGCGGCGGAGGCGCACCGAGCCCTCGAAAGCCGGGAGACGACCGGCGCCACTATTCTGATCCCCGACGATCTGTACGAGAAAGGATAA
- a CDS encoding fumarylacetoacetate hydrolase family protein — MKLATFDWNGERHVGRVSDDGGTITRLDLPAGAADRDGVAALIGSDMPGDAESLSVSDIKLVAPVPRPHRNIFCVGKNYFEHAHEFASSGFDSSAAKGAVPEAPIVFSKLPESVIPHEAAVKVDAGVTTAVDYEAELAVIIGKGGRNISKEDALSHVWGYTIVNDVTARDLQGLHSQWLIGKSQDTFCPMGPVAVTADEINLEDTAVRCWVNGELRQDSNTKLLIFDVPTIIAAISNGITLMPGDVIATGTPAGVGIGFKPPKYLTPGDTVRVEIAGIGILENPVEAY; from the coding sequence ATGAAACTGGCCACCTTCGATTGGAACGGGGAACGTCATGTCGGCCGCGTATCGGACGATGGCGGGACGATTACGCGCTTGGACCTGCCGGCCGGTGCCGCCGACCGGGACGGCGTTGCCGCCCTGATCGGATCGGACATGCCCGGCGATGCGGAGAGCTTGTCCGTTTCGGACATCAAACTGGTCGCGCCGGTGCCGCGTCCCCATCGCAACATCTTCTGCGTCGGGAAGAACTACTTCGAACACGCCCATGAATTCGCCTCTTCCGGCTTCGACAGCAGCGCCGCCAAGGGCGCGGTGCCGGAAGCGCCCATTGTCTTCTCCAAACTGCCGGAAAGCGTGATCCCGCACGAAGCCGCCGTGAAAGTCGATGCCGGCGTCACCACCGCAGTCGACTATGAGGCTGAACTGGCCGTGATCATCGGCAAGGGCGGGCGCAACATTTCCAAGGAAGACGCGCTTTCCCATGTCTGGGGCTATACCATCGTCAACGACGTGACCGCCCGCGACCTGCAGGGCCTGCACAGTCAATGGCTGATCGGAAAATCGCAGGACACCTTCTGCCCGATGGGCCCGGTGGCGGTCACCGCCGACGAGATCAACCTGGAAGACACGGCGGTCCGGTGCTGGGTCAATGGCGAACTGCGCCAGGATTCCAACACCAAGCTGCTGATCTTCGATGTACCGACGATCATCGCAGCAATTTCGAACGGCATCACCCTGATGCCCGGTGACGTGATCGCCACCGGCACGCCCGCCGGTGTCGGGATCGGCTTCAAGCCGCCGAAATATCTGACGCCCGGAGACACGGTGCGTGTCGAGATCGCCGGAATCGGCATCCTGGAAAACCCGGTGGAGGCCTATTGA
- a CDS encoding alpha/beta hydrolase — MTEVRLGSMIAERCGKGPTVVMIHGLGGTSNTFQPQISALEGFDILRPDLPGAGRSALRPGKPGLKAMAQDVKEMMRAAGISRAHLVGHSMGTLICQYLAADRDFQALSLTLFGAILEPPEAARAGLKDRAVSARRDGMTSIADAVSQASVSVASRKANPVVPAFVRESLMRQDPAGYAAHCEALSGAQAANHAAIACPTLMIAGSDDPVAPVAMAQELKRRITGATVETLSGIGHWMTMEDPQRSADLLRQHLDAAA; from the coding sequence ATGACGGAGGTCCGGTTGGGCAGCATGATCGCGGAACGCTGCGGCAAGGGCCCTACCGTGGTGATGATCCACGGTCTGGGCGGCACGTCAAACACGTTCCAGCCCCAGATAAGCGCGCTGGAAGGATTCGACATCCTGCGCCCCGACCTGCCCGGCGCGGGGCGGTCGGCGCTACGCCCCGGCAAGCCGGGCCTGAAGGCGATGGCGCAGGACGTGAAGGAAATGATGCGTGCGGCCGGGATTTCCCGGGCCCATCTGGTCGGGCATTCCATGGGCACGTTGATCTGTCAGTATCTCGCGGCCGACCGCGACTTTCAGGCCCTCAGCCTGACCCTATTCGGTGCCATTCTGGAACCGCCGGAAGCCGCGCGTGCCGGGTTGAAGGACCGGGCCGTCTCCGCACGCCGGGACGGAATGACCAGCATTGCCGACGCCGTTTCCCAGGCAAGTGTCTCCGTCGCATCCCGCAAAGCGAACCCGGTTGTCCCGGCCTTCGTGCGCGAAAGCCTGATGCGTCAGGACCCCGCCGGTTACGCCGCCCATTGCGAGGCGTTGAGCGGCGCCCAGGCGGCGAACCACGCCGCGATCGCCTGCCCGACACTGATGATTGCGGGCAGCGACGACCCGGTCGCGCCGGTTGCGATGGCGCAGGAGTTGAAGCGCCGCATCACCGGCGCAACGGTCGAGACCCTTTCCGGGATCGGTCACTGGATGACAATGGAAGACCCGCAACGGTCGGCGGACCTGTTGCGGCAACATTTGGACGCGGCCGCGTAA